The region TACGTAGAGCTTCATCTAGAAAATCATGTTGGACCGCGAGCTCTATCTGAACCTGCCGTAACTGTCTCTTTATCCCCGGCCCAAACCCGCCCTGACCTACGATATGAGTTCCCTGCTCATTCATAGCACCGAACCAGGCGCGCTTTAGTCCGAACTCCTGTTGCAATAGAGGAAATGTGTTCTCTGCTATCTCACGAGCTGAGCGATATTTTGAGAGCTCATGGCTCAAGCGGTAAAGAGCGCTCAGGGACTCGCTATGCCGACGCTCGCTTGCAAACATCTCAGCCTGTCGCACCGCCAGAGTGATCTGAGCTGCCGCAGCCTGCACCAATTCATAATCCCTATCGGTATACGCACCCGCCTCGCGCTTAAAGAGCACCAACGCCCCAAAGACCTGCCCCTCCGCCATAAGGGGCACAACGATGGTCGAGTGTAGGTTCTCAAGTTTTGCCAACGGAAGATATGCTCGCGGATCCTCCTGTAGGTCCTCAATCGTGAGTCCCTGCGCCCTCTCAACAACGTGTCGCAAAATACTGGGCCCCTTCAGCACTGGCTCCATTGCATCTATGTATTTTTCTGAAAGGCCCTGAGTAGCAACTAGCTCAAGTTCACCACCCTCAGGTTGTATAAAGCAGCCATATCCACAATGAGAATTGGTAGCTCTTAGAACAGCGCGCAACCCTTTTAAGGTAACAACAGCGGGGTCGAGCTGCCCGCGTAGCGAGTGCGATACCTCAATCAAAGCTTCAAGGCGCCTGTTTTGTGAGATGAGAGCCTCCTGCGCTACGCGCCTCTCGGTAATATCTATGCCAAAACCCTCCCAACCAAGGAAGATACCCTGCGACGAAACATTTGGCACCGCACGCAACATCATCCAACGCTGCTCTCCGCTACGCTGGTGAATAATGCAGACCTCTTCTCTTAGCTCACCACGCTCAATTCTAATATGCTTAATGCGTCTACGTATTCTGGCCCGGTCGCGTGGGGTGATAACCTGATTCCAGATACCAGCGTTTCTCAACATCTCTGCGGCGCGCACCCCAAGCAGCTGTTCGGTATCACCAAAAACATCCGATATCTGAAATTCAGCATCGGTTATTATAACTATAATGTTGCCGTACCGCGCCATGCGGCGGTACTGACTGCGTAGGTCATCCTCTGAAAACGCCGCGACCTCCCCCTTCTCTTGTCTCGTGTTTAAGGTAGTGAGCGCCTGCGACTTTTCGAGTGCAATAAAGGCATCAAACTCATCCTGACTCCAACGATGGTAGGAACGTGTAAAGAAGCACTCGACGACCCCCTCTAGCCTCCCGTTCACCGTAAGTGGGAAAATTCCCGCAGAGCGAACCTTGCGCACCGCCAACTCCAGCGCCAGCTCACTTGGAACACGGGCACGTTGCAGGTCGTTAATAACTAGGGGTAGGTGCCAGGTACGCCCGTTAAAGGATGCCGCATTACCAGAGATGTTAAATATAGGGCCATCTGTATCGGCATCCTGATTGCCTCTAGGAGGAAACTGCCCACAATGAGGCTCGCCATCAACTAACAGGGTTAATAAAACCTGATCACAGCTAAGGGTATGGGCTATCGTCTCAGCCAGATACGAGACAAGCGCCGTTACTGAGCTATGAGAGCCGCACTCAAATCTTAGTTTTTTAGGATTGGCGTTGTTCGCCTCTTGAGCCATTAGAATTCTGCCTACATGCAGTCGCTGAGCGACCGATACAACATTGCATATTTAATTGCATATTTCTGGCCTTATGGCTTCTCAGGCGCTCTTCGCACCACGATAACCTTCGACCGCTTTACCCGTCGCTCCAGCTCAGACATAACAAGCACCATGTGCTCATGCCGCCTGGCTGCCTTAACGTGCGGATCCCCCTCGCCCTCTTTGTGCTCCTCTTTCAATTCGTGAAGACTCATGCGGTTCTGCTTAGAGAACTTCCAACGAGCCATGCTATACGAGATAATTGCAAAAACAATTAGCACGAACCCTCCGCGATATACGAGCGAGTATACACTATCACTGAGGGTTGCTATGGCTTGCTCACTCGATAGATCAAAAACGAAGATCGATTGAGCGATCAACGCAAAAAAAATCGGCGCAAACACAAGCACTAAAACAATACACCGCAATAATCCGAAAACAGCATCAAGGAGGCTCTGTTTGACCCTCCCAAAATATGCACCCGGCTGACAACGATTAAAACCTTTTATGAGTTGCGAGGGCAGAAACAACCCACGCGTCTGTGTAACCTCCGCTACAACAGCCCCTAGCGCCAACGCTGCAACAAGGATTACGATCGATCGCATCCCGGTCCACAAAGCCTGCTCAAAGGCGACCATGGGCGACCAGAGCTTATAATTCAACCATTGTATCAAGGTTTTATCACCTACCCAAGAAAGACTTAAGGGCAGAGCAAAGACGGCGATCCAATATGATACGGCCATGCTAACCATTGGACTTTTAACGACTTTTCCATCTTTACGTAGTTTTGCAAGACGCCGCGCCGAGGGCGGAAACCGTTTTTCGCTCATGGCGATCCCACAGAACCCGAAGCAGGGAGGCTATTAAGTGCTTTGTCCTCCCTATGAAAAGCGTCCCGTTGGCCCCCAAGCAATAGCTCGCGCAGGACCGGCTTAGAGAGTCGCTGCGATGAGATCACAAGCAGCGTCAGTAATGAAAAGGTTAATAACGATTTAACTATCGAAGCCATCAGCGAAAACTGTATCCCCTTTACCATGCGCGCTGCCAAGGCGGCTACGATATCTGTCATTAGAAACGCTGCGAACCAGAGCGCAGATATTCCGAGCACCACACCGATTAGCGAAAGCCCCCGACTTAGCACATCAGCCGCACACTCAATTCCGGAGAGCGGCGCTCCCAGCGGAATCATTGTATAGCTCTGCACCAACTGCTCTACGCTCAACTCAAGAGCGCCCAGATGAAGTGCGATTGCAGCTATAGCGCTCCTACAAACAACTGCCAGATCTGACACGGCCTGTCCATTAAGCGGATCGACGACCGAGCCGATCGTTTGCCCACGGGCGGTATCGAGCAACTCACCAAACATCTCTCCGACATCAGCAACAAAGCGCAGCGGCGCCCCAAGCAGAATACCAACAATAAACTCCCACGCGTAAGAAAGGTGCGAGATCTCGTGCTCGATCTCAACCGATGGCAGTATCGCCCAAGCGCAGCCAACCGCGAGA is a window of Pseudomonadota bacterium DNA encoding:
- a CDS encoding GAF domain-containing protein translates to MAQEANNANPKKLRFECGSHSSVTALVSYLAETIAHTLSCDQVLLTLLVDGEPHCGQFPPRGNQDADTDGPIFNISGNAASFNGRTWHLPLVINDLQRARVPSELALELAVRKVRSAGIFPLTVNGRLEGVVECFFTRSYHRWSQDEFDAFIALEKSQALTTLNTRQEKGEVAAFSEDDLRSQYRRMARYGNIIVIITDAEFQISDVFGDTEQLLGVRAAEMLRNAGIWNQVITPRDRARIRRRIKHIRIERGELREEVCIIHQRSGEQRWMMLRAVPNVSSQGIFLGWEGFGIDITERRVAQEALISQNRRLEALIEVSHSLRGQLDPAVVTLKGLRAVLRATNSHCGYGCFIQPEGGELELVATQGLSEKYIDAMEPVLKGPSILRHVVERAQGLTIEDLQEDPRAYLPLAKLENLHSTIVVPLMAEGQVFGALVLFKREAGAYTDRDYELVQAAAAQITLAVRQAEMFASERRHSESLSALYRLSHELSKYRSAREIAENTFPLLQQEFGLKRAWFGAMNEQGTHIVGQGGFGPGIKRQLRQVQIELAVQHDFLDEALRTQRPVLVHAGQQMKCSEFNSLMQRLRCDLLAIIPLVSLGQIVGVLIVEPSAPNLFIKDGRLQLLVSMANEMATVLMARRFESKMAESLKMRMAGLLASGVAHNFNNLLQAILGQVSLIEIKAAKGEAVGEFTKMITDAAKRGSTLVSQLLNFSTQAPPLKQNISLNSLVLESTQLYESLLGKKNGLRIEPYPECPDIVGDPSQLQQVITALIANAKDAMRPEIRGIVTVSMIKVRLRSGEIEPEMAPGMYLRLDIKDNGVGMTVEQQTRCFEPFYTTKNVDRGTGVGLSGSGLGLSAAYSIVKQHDGLITVHSKPGEGTTFSVYLPILSVKVGSNLGSDAQQQRSSASSGVLLLGVESGVQPFFNAVFESLGYRSRGAFDGVQILEILKQDSARWGFVVLDLDNLGEGAIKLATQLLNDFSELAILGVGSPAREWIERMPASQRIEVVDKPVGVWTIESALQRLRARPEEYD
- a CDS encoding flagellar biosynthetic protein FliR, which encodes MDEATYPALFAVAARCFGLIVCLPFGETIQSLPRIFLAVGCAWAILPSVEIEHEISHLSYAWEFIVGILLGAPLRFVADVGEMFGELLDTARGQTIGSVVDPLNGQAVSDLAVVCRSAIAAIALHLGALELSVEQLVQSYTMIPLGAPLSGIECAADVLSRGLSLIGVVLGISALWFAAFLMTDIVAALAARMVKGIQFSLMASIVKSLLTFSLLTLLVISSQRLSKPVLRELLLGGQRDAFHREDKALNSLPASGSVGSP
- a CDS encoding EscU/YscU/HrcU family type III secretion system export apparatus switch protein gives rise to the protein MSEKRFPPSARRLAKLRKDGKVVKSPMVSMAVSYWIAVFALPLSLSWVGDKTLIQWLNYKLWSPMVAFEQALWTGMRSIVILVAALALGAVVAEVTQTRGLFLPSQLIKGFNRCQPGAYFGRVKQSLLDAVFGLLRCIVLVLVFAPIFFALIAQSIFVFDLSSEQAIATLSDSVYSLVYRGGFVLIVFAIISYSMARWKFSKQNRMSLHELKEEHKEGEGDPHVKAARRHEHMVLVMSELERRVKRSKVIVVRRAPEKP